Proteins co-encoded in one Kribbella qitaiheensis genomic window:
- a CDS encoding RNA polymerase sigma factor yields MADFAPSSWPADQLVLAAQRGDEASIAVLVSGAYPHVRRFAFSLCASSQDAEDAAQEAMIVLFRKIGTLRATTALASWMFRIVRNECLRRARTLAQRDETLPEVVAPSAEDDVLSRLEVERLAAAIASLPDDQRRVLIMRDIQGLPGKTVAKLLGLSTAAMKSRLHRARATVRARLDIPEESTPQ; encoded by the coding sequence ATGGCTGACTTCGCCCCATCGTCCTGGCCGGCCGACCAGCTCGTTCTGGCAGCGCAGCGTGGTGACGAGGCGTCGATCGCCGTGCTGGTCTCAGGTGCGTACCCACATGTCCGGCGTTTCGCGTTCTCGCTGTGCGCGAGCAGCCAGGATGCCGAGGACGCGGCCCAGGAGGCGATGATCGTTCTGTTTCGCAAGATCGGAACGCTGCGGGCGACGACCGCGCTCGCGTCGTGGATGTTCCGCATCGTGCGCAACGAATGTCTGCGCCGTGCGCGGACCCTTGCACAGCGCGATGAGACGCTCCCTGAGGTAGTCGCCCCCTCTGCCGAGGACGACGTGCTGAGCAGGCTGGAGGTCGAACGCCTGGCAGCCGCCATCGCGTCGTTGCCCGACGATCAGCGCCGCGTGCTGATCATGCGTGACATTCAGGGCCTGCCGGGAAAGACAGTCGCCAAGTTGCTCGGGCTGAGCACAGCGGCGATGAAGTCGCGGCTGCACCGCGCCCGCGCCACCGTGCGAGCCCGCCTGGACATCCCGGAGGAGAGCACACCTCAATGA
- a CDS encoding ISAs1 family transposase, whose translation MDTAAEQPGPSRSPPPRPWVEFAGATQIAQVRRTVTRNGKKTIEVVYLTTSAGHQQAPPATLTAWVRGHWGIENRLHWIRDVTYDEDRSQVRTGNSPQVMATLRNTAISLLRLTGTDNIAQRLRHHARDPKTILNLLLTS comes from the coding sequence GTGGACACGGCCGCAGAACAACCCGGACCATCAAGGTCACCACCGCCCCGGCCCTGGGTCGAGTTCGCCGGCGCCACCCAGATCGCACAGGTCCGGCGGACCGTCACACGCAACGGCAAGAAAACCATCGAAGTCGTCTACCTGACTACCTCAGCAGGCCACCAGCAAGCACCACCAGCCACCCTCACGGCCTGGGTCCGAGGCCACTGGGGCATCGAGAACCGGCTCCACTGGATCCGCGACGTGACCTACGACGAAGACCGCTCCCAAGTCCGCACCGGCAACAGCCCACAAGTCATGGCCACCCTGCGCAACACCGCGATCAGCCTCCTACGACTGACCGGCACCGACAACATCGCCCAACGCCTACGACACCACGCCCGAGACCCCAAAACCATCCTCAACCTGCTCCTGACCAGCTAA
- a CDS encoding glycoside hydrolase family 88 protein, translating into MTDDRRYLDYTRSWAEKHAYGIPGGVTTRHANNHHCTTTPSGPVACGSRRAGLWYCDDRFLPGKIVSPNGKPVLWSRGNGWVGAAHVKTLKALPANQQNVAEYSSTLTQLVTVLRPIQRSDGFWTVNLGDPQHLPGPETSGTAFFTYATAYAIKAGLVAATSYQAVAARAWNGMVATAVHPGGFLGYVQKVGDGPESSQPITYDSTADFGVGACLRAGSELAGLAG; encoded by the coding sequence ATGACCGATGACCGGCGATATCTCGATTACACCAGGAGCTGGGCCGAGAAACACGCCTATGGAATTCCCGGCGGCGTCACGACCCGGCACGCCAACAATCACCATTGCACAACCACACCAAGCGGACCCGTGGCCTGTGGGTCTCGTCGAGCCGGCCTCTGGTACTGCGACGACCGATTCCTGCCCGGCAAGATCGTCTCGCCGAACGGGAAACCGGTGCTCTGGTCCCGCGGCAACGGCTGGGTCGGCGCCGCCCACGTGAAGACCCTGAAGGCGCTACCCGCAAATCAGCAGAACGTCGCCGAATACAGCAGTACGTTGACCCAATTGGTCACCGTTTTGCGGCCGATCCAGCGGTCCGACGGATTCTGGACCGTCAACCTCGGCGACCCGCAGCACCTACCGGGTCCGGAGACCAGCGGGACCGCCTTCTTCACCTACGCGACGGCGTACGCGATCAAGGCCGGCCTGGTCGCGGCCACGTCGTACCAGGCGGTCGCGGCCAGGGCCTGGAACGGGATGGTCGCGACGGCGGTCCACCCGGGCGGCTTCCTCGGCTATGTCCAGAAGGTCGGCGACGGGCCGGAGTCGAGCCAGCCGATCACCTACGACTCCACCGCGGACTTCGGGGTTGGCGCCTGCCTGCGGGCAGGCTCCGAGCTAGCGGGTCTGGCCGGCTAA
- a CDS encoding TetR/AcrR family transcriptional regulator — MTTQATPRQRLLDAAGELFYRDGLNIGVDALCKAAGVSKKSMYQLFRSKDELIAESLASVGPAYQQALEPGVDDGSTPWERILAVFQKQDRLTAGDGFYGCPFLSTAVELKNPEHPGSVVARHFKQRLTDFFHGELLAAGAAAPEELAVQLTMVFDGASARAVVRAQALGGAGIRMAEAILIAAGVRPSELAGQTR, encoded by the coding sequence ATGACCACCCAGGCGACACCCCGTCAGCGGCTGCTGGACGCGGCGGGCGAACTCTTCTACCGAGACGGCCTGAACATCGGCGTGGACGCGCTCTGCAAGGCGGCCGGCGTCTCGAAGAAGTCGATGTATCAGCTGTTCCGCTCCAAGGACGAGTTGATCGCCGAGAGCCTGGCCAGTGTCGGACCGGCGTACCAGCAGGCGCTGGAGCCGGGCGTCGACGACGGGTCGACGCCGTGGGAGCGGATCCTGGCGGTCTTTCAGAAGCAGGACCGGCTCACCGCGGGGGACGGGTTCTACGGCTGCCCGTTCCTGAGTACGGCGGTCGAGCTGAAGAACCCGGAGCACCCGGGCAGCGTGGTGGCGCGGCACTTCAAGCAGCGGCTGACCGACTTCTTCCACGGCGAACTGCTGGCTGCCGGAGCGGCCGCCCCCGAAGAGTTGGCGGTCCAGCTGACGATGGTCTTCGACGGCGCGAGCGCCCGGGCCGTCGTACGGGCCCAGGCGCTCGGTGGTGCCGGGATCAGGATGGCTGAAGCCATCCTCATCGCGGCGGGTGTGCGGCCTTCCGAGTTAGCCGGCCAGACCCGCTAG
- a CDS encoding SDR family oxidoreductase → MTTLEGAVVLVTGGSRGMGKAMVDDLLTRGVKKVYATARSPKPSTDDRVVNVPLEVTDPASIEALAAAAPDVTVLINNAGVTGGSSLLESPVEEIRDVFEANFFGPLNVIRAFVPIIERNGGGHVLNMHSVLSWITFGGAYPASKSAFWSLTNALRLDLLDRGIGVTGLHVGYVDTDMTAGITDPKSKPEDIAKQALDAIETGAFEVVADEISRNVKAGLSADLTAHYPQLKG, encoded by the coding sequence GTGACCACACTCGAAGGTGCAGTCGTCCTCGTCACCGGCGGCAGCCGCGGAATGGGCAAGGCAATGGTGGACGACCTGCTCACCCGTGGGGTGAAGAAGGTCTACGCCACCGCCCGCAGCCCGAAGCCGAGCACCGACGACCGCGTCGTGAACGTGCCGCTGGAGGTCACCGACCCGGCCTCGATCGAGGCGCTGGCCGCAGCCGCCCCGGACGTCACCGTTCTGATCAACAACGCCGGGGTCACCGGCGGCAGCAGCCTCCTCGAGTCGCCGGTGGAGGAGATCCGCGACGTCTTCGAGGCCAACTTCTTCGGTCCGCTGAACGTGATCCGCGCCTTCGTGCCGATCATCGAGCGCAACGGCGGCGGCCACGTCCTGAACATGCACTCCGTGCTCTCGTGGATCACCTTCGGCGGCGCGTACCCGGCCAGCAAGTCCGCCTTCTGGTCGCTGACCAACGCGCTGCGACTCGACCTGCTCGACCGTGGCATCGGCGTCACCGGTCTGCACGTCGGCTACGTCGACACCGACATGACAGCCGGCATCACGGACCCGAAGTCCAAGCCGGAGGACATCGCCAAGCAGGCGCTGGACGCGATCGAGACGGGCGCCTTCGAGGTGGTCGCCGACGAGATCAGCCGCAACGTCAAGGCCGGCCTCTCCGCGGACCTCACGGCCCACTACCCGCAACTCAAAGGCTAA
- a CDS encoding sialate O-acetylesterase has product MKRSPFIPSTSTGPSRPTNASSIPYAGRRSSTPRTGQSNAEAAKFNGAANGEESPYLRSFGSSTSDGPISGADRVWHYATGDVTTQSGSVGQWAIRMGRRLVDTYKVPVALFNGAHGGQPIAFFQRNDANPDDLATNYGRLRQRLQAAGVMAQVRGVLWYQGESDNDNVPVHVTGFASLIQDWRSDFGTAVSGGSRYYVYQVRTSPCGNTTAVNLREAQRRTRPASPQTGRSS; this is encoded by the coding sequence TTGAAGCGCAGCCCGTTCATCCCCTCGACCTCGACCGGCCCGTCGAGACCGACCAACGCCAGCTCGATCCCGTACGCCGGGAGGCGGAGCTCCACACCTCGAACGGGGCAGTCGAATGCCGAGGCGGCCAAGTTCAACGGCGCCGCGAACGGCGAGGAATCCCCCTATCTGCGGAGCTTCGGCAGCTCGACCTCGGACGGGCCGATCTCCGGCGCCGACCGGGTCTGGCACTACGCGACCGGTGACGTCACCACCCAGTCGGGCTCGGTCGGGCAGTGGGCGATCCGGATGGGCCGGCGGCTCGTCGACACCTACAAGGTTCCGGTGGCCTTGTTCAACGGCGCGCACGGCGGTCAGCCGATCGCGTTCTTCCAGCGCAACGATGCGAACCCCGACGACCTCGCCACGAACTACGGCAGGCTTCGGCAACGGCTGCAGGCGGCCGGTGTGATGGCCCAGGTCCGCGGCGTGCTCTGGTACCAGGGCGAGTCCGACAACGACAACGTCCCGGTCCACGTCACCGGTTTCGCCTCGCTGATCCAGGACTGGCGATCCGACTTCGGCACTGCGGTCTCCGGTGGCAGCCGGTACTACGTGTACCAAGTCCGCACCTCCCCCTGTGGCAACACGACCGCCGTGAATCTCCGCGAGGCCCAGCGCCGAACCCGGCCAGCGTCACCGCAAACGGGTCGCAGTTCGTAG
- a CDS encoding serine/threonine protein kinase, producing the protein MSVTGGRPTAPVDVDAATVMDEQVGPYKLLRRLGQGGMGVVYLAEGPVHKEVALKVLRPHVAHDPTARARLEREATTLTKVSHPGVAGILDHDLRSDRPYLVTRFIPGRPLDEQVDDRGPLTPQRWLPLAGCLAESLQAVHQAGVIHRDLKPGNVMMFNGKPVMIDFGIAQAADDLRLTQTGLVIGTPGYLAPELIEGEMVSESADWWGWAATVAYAATGRRPFGKGPFEVVLHRVHTGKADLEGLDPRLKPLLAAALSPARGDRPTQLEIMTGLNRYAEGRDALIPDPTTAVVEKETVQVNPPTAVMTRVMPADAIAATAVAGHDPAEVAGLVPSVIPPLSAFSPLRDKLRDVAAQQKAKAATPAPVHPATYSPVPTAAAPPAMPLSYQGAPGQGIAPYQPTYPQPSYQPQYQPQTYQPQPQPSYRPEPPPYQGPQPGHGVVAKQPAGDTAAPANQQAARSVVLVALMLALSGLMALYPGFGLLVTALLLAFARTVDRGSTALMRRRQVRGGRGKSDGVIAIAASPVHLMAASLITLFCLILPVVMGFIVGGVVTAGAASSHGTDWEPLSAIGFGAGGVAGLLTAWWGPGGSSLRRGAKITVRSAFRPAWLSLLVAVLLLVLAVASFVGATNGSGSQWARGDIHLPSTSSLTDFRGYPLIRDLPIIGRN; encoded by the coding sequence ATGTCAGTGACAGGGGGACGTCCTACCGCACCGGTAGACGTGGATGCTGCCACCGTGATGGACGAGCAGGTCGGGCCTTACAAGCTGCTCCGCCGACTCGGCCAAGGCGGCATGGGGGTCGTGTACCTGGCCGAGGGGCCGGTACACAAGGAGGTCGCGCTCAAGGTACTGCGGCCGCATGTCGCCCACGACCCGACCGCCCGGGCCCGCCTCGAGCGGGAAGCGACCACCCTGACGAAGGTCAGCCACCCTGGCGTCGCCGGCATCCTCGACCACGATCTGCGCAGTGACAGGCCGTACCTGGTCACCCGATTCATCCCCGGCCGGCCACTGGACGAGCAGGTGGACGACCGTGGGCCACTGACCCCGCAGCGCTGGCTGCCGCTGGCCGGCTGCCTCGCGGAGTCGCTGCAAGCGGTCCACCAGGCCGGTGTGATCCACCGCGATCTCAAGCCGGGCAACGTGATGATGTTCAACGGAAAGCCGGTGATGATCGACTTCGGCATCGCCCAGGCCGCCGACGACCTCCGGCTCACCCAGACCGGCCTGGTGATCGGTACGCCGGGTTACCTCGCGCCGGAGCTGATCGAGGGCGAGATGGTGTCCGAGTCGGCCGACTGGTGGGGCTGGGCCGCCACTGTCGCCTACGCGGCCACCGGGCGGCGCCCGTTCGGCAAAGGCCCGTTCGAGGTCGTGCTGCATCGCGTCCACACCGGCAAGGCCGATCTGGAAGGCCTGGACCCGCGGCTGAAGCCGTTGCTGGCGGCCGCGTTGTCACCGGCCCGCGGGGACCGGCCGACCCAGCTCGAGATCATGACCGGCCTCAACCGGTACGCCGAGGGCCGCGACGCGCTGATCCCGGATCCGACGACCGCGGTGGTCGAGAAGGAGACGGTCCAGGTCAATCCGCCGACCGCAGTGATGACTCGGGTGATGCCGGCGGACGCGATCGCCGCTACGGCGGTTGCCGGCCACGACCCGGCCGAGGTCGCGGGCCTGGTGCCGTCGGTCATTCCGCCGCTGTCGGCCTTCTCGCCACTGCGGGACAAGCTGCGGGACGTGGCCGCCCAGCAGAAGGCGAAGGCGGCGACTCCGGCGCCGGTCCACCCCGCTACCTACAGTCCGGTGCCAACTGCAGCGGCGCCACCTGCGATGCCCTTGTCTTACCAAGGCGCGCCCGGACAGGGCATCGCGCCGTACCAACCGACGTACCCGCAACCGTCGTATCAACCCCAGTACCAGCCCCAGACCTACCAGCCTCAGCCGCAACCGTCGTACCGGCCGGAGCCGCCGCCGTACCAAGGTCCGCAGCCAGGGCACGGCGTGGTGGCCAAGCAGCCTGCTGGAGACACTGCAGCACCCGCCAACCAGCAGGCAGCTCGCTCTGTCGTCCTGGTGGCTCTCATGCTCGCCCTGTCCGGACTGATGGCTCTCTACCCGGGCTTCGGGCTACTTGTCACCGCTCTGCTGCTCGCGTTCGCCAGGACGGTCGACCGCGGCAGTACTGCGCTGATGCGCCGTCGCCAGGTTCGCGGTGGACGCGGTAAGTCGGACGGTGTGATCGCGATCGCGGCCAGCCCGGTTCACCTGATGGCAGCATCGCTGATCACGCTGTTCTGCCTGATCCTGCCGGTCGTCATGGGCTTCATCGTCGGCGGCGTCGTGACCGCCGGAGCGGCAAGCTCACACGGGACCGACTGGGAGCCGCTCTCCGCGATCGGCTTCGGCGCCGGCGGCGTCGCGGGACTCCTCACCGCCTGGTGGGGACCAGGTGGCAGCTCGTTGCGACGAGGCGCCAAGATCACCGTGCGCTCGGCCTTCCGGCCGGCCTGGTTGAGCCTGCTCGTCGCCGTCCTACTGCTGGTTCTCGCCGTCGCATCGTTCGTCGGTGCCACCAACGGCTCCGGCTCCCAGTGGGCGCGTGGCGACATCCACCTGCCCTCGACCTCCAGCCTGACCGACTTCCGCGGCTACCCCCTGATCCGCGACCTGCCCATCATCGGCCGCAACTGA
- a CDS encoding adenylosuccinate synthase has product MPAIVLVGAQWGDEGKGKATDLLGNTGAEIDYVVKFNGGNNAGHTVVIGTEKYALHLLPSGILTPGVTPVIGNGVVVDLSVLFEELDALNARGVDTSRLVVSANAHLIPPYNRTLDKVAERFLGSRKIGTTGRGIGPTYADKMNRIGIRVQDLYDEKILEQKVTGALEQKNQLLVKVYNRRAVEIAEVMEELLGYAERLRPMVADTPLLLGKALDAGKTVLMEAGQATLLDVDHGTYPFVTSSNAISAGACTGSGIPPTRIDRVMAVIKAYTTRVGEGPFPTELLDADGEWLRQQGFEFGTTTGRPRRCGWYDAVIARYAARVNGVTDFVLTKLDTLTGREKIPVCVAYDVGGVRHEEMPMTQTEFHHAVPVYEEFDGWDDDITGCRTFEDLPKNAQTYVKAVEAISGAPISAVGVGPERSQMVILDNRI; this is encoded by the coding sequence ATGCCCGCAATCGTGCTCGTCGGCGCCCAGTGGGGCGATGAGGGCAAAGGCAAGGCGACCGACCTGCTCGGCAACACCGGGGCCGAGATCGACTATGTGGTGAAGTTCAACGGCGGCAACAACGCCGGCCACACGGTGGTGATCGGCACCGAGAAGTACGCGCTGCACCTGCTGCCGAGCGGGATCCTGACACCCGGCGTGACGCCGGTGATCGGCAACGGGGTGGTGGTCGATCTCAGCGTGCTGTTCGAGGAGCTCGACGCGCTGAACGCCCGCGGTGTCGACACCAGCCGGCTGGTGGTCAGCGCCAACGCGCACCTGATCCCGCCGTACAACCGGACCCTGGACAAGGTGGCCGAGCGGTTCCTCGGCAGCCGCAAGATCGGTACCACCGGGCGCGGCATCGGCCCGACGTACGCGGACAAGATGAACCGGATCGGCATCCGGGTCCAGGACCTGTACGACGAGAAGATCCTGGAGCAGAAGGTCACCGGCGCGCTGGAGCAGAAGAACCAGCTGCTGGTGAAGGTCTACAACCGCCGCGCGGTCGAGATCGCCGAGGTGATGGAGGAGCTGCTCGGGTACGCCGAGCGCCTGCGGCCGATGGTCGCGGACACACCGCTGCTGCTCGGCAAGGCGCTGGACGCGGGCAAGACGGTCCTGATGGAGGCGGGTCAGGCGACCCTGCTGGACGTCGACCACGGCACCTACCCGTTCGTCACCTCGTCGAACGCTATCTCCGCGGGCGCGTGCACCGGTTCCGGCATCCCGCCGACCCGGATCGACCGCGTGATGGCCGTCATCAAGGCCTACACGACCCGCGTCGGCGAGGGGCCGTTCCCGACCGAGCTGCTCGACGCGGACGGTGAATGGCTGCGCCAGCAGGGCTTCGAGTTCGGTACGACGACCGGCCGGCCGCGGCGCTGCGGCTGGTACGACGCCGTGATCGCCCGGTATGCCGCTCGCGTGAACGGCGTGACCGACTTCGTACTGACCAAGCTGGACACGTTGACCGGGCGCGAGAAGATCCCGGTCTGCGTCGCGTACGACGTGGGCGGGGTCCGGCACGAAGAGATGCCGATGACGCAGACCGAGTTCCACCACGCCGTGCCGGTCTACGAGGAGTTCGACGGCTGGGACGACGACATCACCGGCTGCCGGACGTTCGAGGACCTGCCGAAGAACGCCCAGACCTACGTCAAGGCGGTCGAGGCGATCAGCGGCGCGCCGATCTCCGCGGTCGGCGTCGGCCCGGAGCGCTCCCAGATGGTGATCCTCGACAACCGGATCTGA
- a CDS encoding VOC family protein: protein MTTNKVNPIPDGYHSLTPYLAVDDGPKAIEFYQQAFGAEVISRQDMADGRLGQAELKIGNSMLQLSNEMPQIGLRAPNGEWVHSSLVHYTPDVDATFARAIEAGARQVEAVQTFMTGDRFGTVIDPFGHRWAILTKVEDVSREEADRRVKEWLASNPEGLD from the coding sequence ATGACGACGAACAAGGTGAACCCGATCCCCGACGGCTACCACTCGCTCACTCCGTACCTCGCGGTCGACGACGGTCCGAAGGCGATCGAGTTCTACCAGCAGGCGTTCGGCGCCGAGGTGATCAGCCGGCAGGACATGGCGGACGGCCGGCTCGGCCAGGCGGAGTTGAAGATCGGGAACTCGATGCTGCAGCTGAGCAACGAGATGCCGCAGATCGGGTTGCGGGCGCCGAACGGGGAGTGGGTGCACTCGTCGCTGGTGCACTACACGCCGGATGTGGACGCCACCTTCGCCCGGGCGATCGAGGCGGGCGCGCGGCAGGTCGAGGCGGTCCAGACTTTCATGACCGGCGACCGGTTCGGCACGGTGATCGACCCGTTCGGGCATCGCTGGGCGATCCTGACGAAGGTGGAGGACGTCTCCCGCGAGGAGGCCGACCGCCGGGTCAAGGAGTGGCTCGCCTCGAACCCCGAGGGCCTCGACTGA
- a CDS encoding helix-turn-helix transcriptional regulator, with translation MPTEPTDSEKGILHPREQARHRSLKRLAAGPRIDRFVEWYWIVEWDLREPYVAEVLPYPSVNVTFEQPGGAFVNGVCTRKFERELTGRGRAFGVKFWAGGFGAVTGLDVGSFRDQVLPLRDVFDDADRLADLVFAEDSDLRRRAVFEAFLSDHLVDTDPSYELVRTVIAAMGADRTLTRVDQVTDRFDLPIRKLQRLFRRYVGVGPKWVLRRYRLHDGADLLARGEVAELADLAHALGYFDQAHFSHEFKEQIGLTPADYATRASIERQTTYR, from the coding sequence GTGCCGACTGAGCCGACCGACAGCGAGAAGGGCATCCTGCATCCGCGCGAGCAGGCCCGGCACCGAAGCCTGAAACGGCTCGCGGCCGGTCCCCGCATCGACCGGTTCGTGGAGTGGTACTGGATCGTCGAGTGGGACCTCCGCGAGCCGTACGTCGCTGAGGTGCTGCCCTACCCGAGCGTGAACGTCACCTTCGAGCAGCCGGGTGGCGCGTTCGTGAACGGCGTCTGCACCCGAAAGTTCGAGCGCGAGCTGACCGGCCGCGGCCGGGCCTTCGGGGTGAAGTTCTGGGCCGGCGGGTTCGGCGCGGTGACCGGCCTCGACGTCGGCTCGTTCCGCGACCAGGTGCTGCCGCTGCGCGACGTGTTCGATGACGCCGACCGGCTGGCCGACCTGGTCTTCGCCGAGGACTCCGACCTCCGCCGGCGCGCGGTCTTCGAGGCGTTCCTGTCCGACCACCTGGTCGACACCGACCCGTCGTACGAGCTGGTCCGGACCGTCATCGCGGCGATGGGCGCGGACCGCACCCTCACCCGCGTCGACCAGGTCACGGACCGCTTCGACCTGCCGATCCGCAAACTCCAGCGGCTCTTCCGCCGCTACGTCGGCGTCGGCCCCAAGTGGGTGCTCCGCCGCTACCGGCTCCACGACGGTGCCGATCTGCTGGCCCGCGGCGAGGTCGCCGAACTGGCCGACCTCGCCCACGCCCTCGGCTATTTCGACCAGGCCCACTTCTCCCACGAGTTCAAGGAACAGATAGGTCTGACCCCTGCCGACTACGCGACCCGAGCCAGCATCGAACGCCAAACCACTTACCGCTGA
- a CDS encoding MFS transporter: MPVLSGRIRTPERQQSGYSAVLRTPGAWKFYLAAAPARIGIAMTGLGIVWMVHGSTGSYAVAGTVTGGFAVAEAVGGPQVAKLIDRYGQSRMLPITLLLHASAMALLIALTLAASPLWMLVLAGVLAGGSLPQIGAQTAARWSHVLRGDPVISSAFALESLGTGLAFLVGPALIGTVSALVSPVVGSVLATSLLLAGGFSLAVQRSTAPPATAGRPQVSSERLLHRGFLAMVGATVGVGLFFGSMQVSVTAFAVGRGSASLAGPLYSITSLISLIAGFVYGTRRWRLPARMQFVAAMAILSVTCVPLLFVDSPLGLAFALALPGLALAPIQVLSSVLVESEVEPAILTQAFTWLNSGSAAGIALGAAIAGRAVDTHGPRLGFAQALLATLLAATMAIVVARTRSRTAGQR; the protein is encoded by the coding sequence GTGCCGGTTCTCTCCGGACGGATCCGCACGCCCGAAAGGCAGCAGAGCGGCTACAGCGCCGTACTGCGTACTCCCGGAGCGTGGAAGTTCTACCTAGCCGCTGCGCCCGCTCGCATCGGCATCGCCATGACCGGCCTCGGCATCGTCTGGATGGTGCACGGCTCAACCGGCTCGTACGCCGTCGCCGGCACCGTGACCGGAGGCTTCGCAGTAGCTGAAGCGGTCGGTGGACCACAGGTCGCCAAGCTGATCGACCGGTACGGCCAGAGCCGCATGCTGCCGATCACCCTGTTGCTGCACGCATCGGCAATGGCCCTACTGATCGCTCTGACCCTGGCCGCCTCACCACTGTGGATGCTGGTCCTGGCCGGAGTACTCGCTGGTGGATCGCTACCGCAGATCGGAGCGCAGACCGCAGCACGGTGGTCCCATGTGCTCCGAGGTGATCCCGTCATCTCGTCGGCCTTCGCCCTGGAATCACTGGGCACTGGCCTGGCCTTCCTGGTCGGCCCCGCGCTGATCGGAACAGTCAGCGCCCTGGTATCCCCGGTAGTCGGCTCCGTGTTGGCAACCAGCCTGCTGCTAGCCGGTGGCTTCTCGCTCGCCGTGCAACGCAGTACTGCGCCGCCAGCAACTGCTGGCCGCCCTCAGGTGAGCTCAGAACGCTTGCTGCACAGGGGATTCCTGGCGATGGTCGGTGCGACCGTCGGCGTCGGCCTGTTCTTCGGCAGCATGCAGGTCTCGGTGACAGCCTTTGCTGTCGGCAGAGGATCAGCCTCTCTCGCCGGACCGCTCTACAGCATCACCAGTCTGATCAGCCTGATCGCCGGATTCGTCTATGGCACAAGGCGTTGGCGGCTACCTGCCCGCATGCAGTTCGTCGCAGCCATGGCCATCCTGTCCGTCACCTGCGTCCCGTTGCTGTTCGTCGACAGCCCGCTGGGCCTCGCTTTCGCACTGGCCTTACCGGGTCTCGCTCTGGCGCCGATCCAGGTCCTGTCCTCAGTGCTCGTTGAGTCCGAGGTAGAACCCGCAATCCTCACCCAGGCCTTCACCTGGCTGAACTCTGGCAGCGCCGCCGGCATAGCCCTGGGCGCCGCCATCGCCGGCCGCGCAGTAGACACCCACGGCCCCCGCCTGGGCTTCGCCCAAGCCCTACTAGCCACGCTCCTCGCCGCCACCATGGCGATCGTCGTGGCCAGAACCCGTTCCAGAACGGCCGGTCAGCGGTAA
- a CDS encoding 2-phosphosulfolactate phosphatase codes for MTSPYAQVGYRLGFDWGPVGAAAVRGDLVAVVDVLSFTTAVTVAVDNGIDVLPYRWRDESAVAFAKEHDAALAVGRGQAGADGISLSPATIRRAQNVRRLVLPSPNGSTISQQLQDSGSTVLAVSLRNASAAAALVARKLTEDPSLTAVAIAAGERWKDGSLRPAVEDLWGAGAFLAALADSGVGPLSPEARAAAAAYRDVGAELPELLYECAGGRELTAYGFREDVEIAAEVDASRSVPVLRAGVFGVD; via the coding sequence GTGACCAGCCCTTATGCACAAGTCGGATATCGCCTCGGCTTCGACTGGGGTCCAGTCGGTGCGGCCGCGGTCCGTGGTGACCTGGTCGCCGTGGTGGACGTGCTGTCCTTCACCACGGCGGTGACTGTAGCCGTGGACAACGGCATCGACGTGCTGCCCTATCGCTGGCGGGACGAGTCAGCTGTGGCCTTCGCCAAGGAACACGACGCCGCGCTGGCTGTCGGCCGTGGGCAGGCCGGTGCCGACGGCATCAGCTTGTCGCCGGCGACGATCCGGCGGGCGCAGAACGTACGGCGGCTCGTGCTGCCGTCGCCCAACGGCTCGACGATCTCCCAGCAACTACAGGACAGTGGATCTACCGTGCTGGCGGTGTCGCTGCGTAACGCCTCAGCAGCTGCCGCACTGGTCGCCCGCAAGCTGACAGAGGATCCATCCCTGACGGCAGTGGCGATCGCCGCCGGTGAGAGATGGAAGGACGGCTCCCTGCGTCCGGCAGTGGAAGATCTGTGGGGTGCAGGTGCCTTCTTGGCCGCGCTGGCCGACAGCGGTGTCGGTCCCTTGTCTCCGGAAGCCAGAGCTGCAGCCGCTGCTTACCGAGACGTCGGGGCCGAGCTGCCGGAACTGCTGTACGAGTGCGCGGGGGGACGCGAGCTCACGGCGTACGGATTCAGGGAAGATGTGGAGATCGCGGCCGAGGTCGACGCCAGTCGGTCCGTCCCGGTACTGCGCGCTGGCGTCTTCGGCGTAGACTGA